A single Balaenoptera ricei isolate mBalRic1 chromosome 13, mBalRic1.hap2, whole genome shotgun sequence DNA region contains:
- the LOC132377003 gene encoding LOW QUALITY PROTEIN: metal regulatory transcription factor 1-like (The sequence of the model RefSeq protein was modified relative to this genomic sequence to represent the inferred CDS: inserted 6 bases in 4 codons; deleted 2 bases in 1 codon) yields the protein MGEHSPDDSISSFEVEEDELTPDDKMLRFVDKNELVPSSSGTVYDRTTVLIKQGPGTLEDEDDDGQCREHLPFLVGGEEGFHLIDQEAMSQGYVQHIISPDQIHLTINPGSTPMPRNIEGATLTLQSECPETKRKEVKRYQCTFEGCPRTYSTAGNLRTHQKTHRGEYTFVCNQEGCGKAFLTSYSLRIHVRXHTKEKPFECEVQGCEKAFNTLYRLKAHQRLHTGKTFNCESEGCGKCFTTLSDLRKRIRTHTGEKPFRCDHDGCGKAFAASHHLKTHVRTHTGERPLFCPSNGCEKTFSTQYSLKSHMEGHDNKGNSYSALLNHNGSEDTNHSXLRNLSLLSTDSEFQENSNTGQNTFSTLAPAIIFEPAFQKSDDPAVQEDPQQXQPGISEPPQPLLPASAPSAPLPAPSLGTGSQQAAFGNPPALLQPREVPVPHSTQFAANHQEFLPHPQAPQPIVPGLSVVAGALASAAAVASAMAAPPXTQSTTEPLPAMVQTPPLDANSVLTSNPAITITPTPSTALLQPSLVMGEQNLQWILNGATSSPHTQEQIQQASQVEKVFFTPAVPVASSTGSTVQQIGLSVPVIIIKQEEACQCQCACRDSAKERAASRRKGCPSPPAPALSAQPPDEPSLKLPPQTFSPPPIPLSSSSTASSSCEQSRQAVTPSDPQTETLRAMDTSEFLSLQNLDTPSNLIPTEALVQEEEEMGLTSSFSK from the exons ATGGGGGAACACAGTCCAGACGACAGCATCAGCTCCTTTGAGGTAGAGGAAGATGAGCTGACCCCCGATGACAAGATGCTCAGGTTTGTGGATAAGAACGAACTGGTGCCTTCCTCATCTGGAACTGTTTATGATAGGACAACTGTTCTTATCAAGCAGGGTCCTGGCACTTTGGAAGACGAAGATGACGACGGACAGTGCAGAGAACACTTGCCTTTTCTAGTAGGGGGTGAAGAGGGCTTTCATCTAATAGATCAGGAAGCAATGTCCCAGGGTTATGTGCAACACATTATCTCACCAGATCAGATTCATTTAACAATAAACCCTGGTTCCACGCCCATGCCAAGAAATATCGAAGGTGCAACCCTCACACTGCAGTCAGAATGTCCAGAAACGAAACGTAAAGAAGTAAAGCGGTACCAGTGCACCTTTGAGGGCTGTCCCCGCACCTATAGCACAGCAGGCAACCTGCGCACCCACCAGAAGACCCACCGGGGAGAGTACACCTTTGTCTGTAATCAGGAGGGCTGCGGCAAGGCCTTCCTCACCTCCTACAGCCTCAGGATCCACGTGC TGCACACGAAGGAGAAGCCGTTTGAGTGTGAAGTTCAGGGCTGTGAGAAGGCGTTCAACACGCTGTACAGGCTGAAAGCACATCAGAGGCTTCACACAGGGAAGACGTTTAACTGTGAATCTGAAGGCTGCGGCAAGTGCTTCACCACGCTCAGTGATCTGAGGAAGCGCATTCGAACCCATACAGGAGAAAAGCCATTTCGGTGTGATCACGATGGCTGTGGAAAAGCATTTGCAGCAAGCCACCACCTTAAAACTCACGTCCGTACACATACTGGTGAAAGACCCCTTTTCTGCCCCAGTAATGGCTGTGAGAAAACATTCAGCACTCAGTACAGTCTCAAAAGTCACATGGAAGGTCACGATAACAAAGGAAATTCATACAGTGCACTTCTAAATCACAATGGATCTGAGGATACAAATCACT CTTTGAGGAATTTAAGCCTTCTGTCCACAGATTCCGAATTTCAAGAAAATTCCAATACAGGCCAGAACACTTTCAGCACACTTGCACCAGCCATCATTTTTGAACCAGCGTTCCAGAAGTCAGATGATCCAGCAGTTCAGGAAGATCCTCAACA ACAGCCTGGCATCTCTGAGCCACCCCAGCCTCTGCTACCAGCCTCAGCACCGTCTGCTCCTCTGCCTGCTCCCTCCCTAGGAACTGGTTCCCAACAAGCTGCATTTGGCAAC CCCCCTGCTCTCTTACAACCTCGAGAAGTGCCTGTTCCCCACAGCACACAGTTTGCTGCTAATCATCAAGAGTTTCTTCCGCACCCCCAGGCACCGCAGCCCATCGTACCGGGACTTTCTGTTGTCGCTGGAGCTTTGGCGTCGGCAGCGGCAGTGGCGTCAGCCATGGCAGCACCGCC CACACAGAGTACTACTGAGCCCCTGCCGGCCATGGTCCAGACTCCGCCCCTGGATGCCAACTCCGTCCTAACTAGTAATCCCGCTATAACCATCACCCCGACTCCCAGCACGGCTCTCCTGCAGCCCAGCCTCGTCATGGGAGAACAGAACTTACAGTGGATACTAAATGGTGCCACCAGCTCACCACACACCCAAGAACAAATTCAGCAAGCATCTCAAGTTGAGAAGGTGTTTTTTACCCCTGCAGTACCAGTAGCCAGTAGCACAGGGAGCACTGTACAGCAGATTGGCCTCAGCGTCCCTGTGATCATCATCAAACAAGAGGAGGCCTGTCAGTGTCAGTGTGCGTGCCGGGACTCCGCCAAGGAGAGGGCGGCCAGCAGGAGGAAGGGCTGTCCGTCCCCTCCCGCTCCAGCGCTGAGCGCCCAGCCTCCTGATGAGCCCAGCCTGAAGCTACCACCGCAGACTTTTTCCCCGCCCCCGATCCCCCTGTCGTCCTCCTCCACCGCATCCTCTTCCTGTGAGCAAAGCAGACAAGCAGTGACTCCTTCAGACCCTCAGACAGAAACGTTACGTGCCATGGATACGTCAGAGTTTCTGTCCCTCCAGAACCTGGACACGCCGTCCAATCTGATTCCCACTGAAGCACtagtgcaggaggaggaggagatgggccTGACCAGCAGCTTCTCCAAGTGA